One part of the Deinococcus betulae genome encodes these proteins:
- the pnp gene encoding polyribonucleotide nucleotidyltransferase: MIGKTYTTVLGSQELSIETGKLAKLVSGSVTLRYGDTVVLVTAQARAEKSTLDFLPLTVEFEERHYAVGKIPGSFHRREGRPGEKAILSARITDRQLRPLFPKGYRHETQVIITVLSADGQNLPDVLGPIGASAALSISDIPWQGPTACVRVGQVDGQFVLNPTTDQLAHSRLDLVVAGTRDAVMMVEAGAQEVSEEDLVAAIEFAHAGMQGVLDLIETMRAELGQEKFNFLADGDLSTDLVPELAEQARAAGLRDALLTGKKKDRSAAIRALRDRLIEARIPAGEVEGAEERILALKSAFGKVEKQELRRLILDDDLRADGRNAKTVRPIWIEARALPRAHGSAIFTRGETQVLGVATLGTERDEILIDDLTAETGDKFLLHYNFPPYSTGEVKRMGGQSRREIGHGNLAKRAIRAVLPSFEEFPYVLRLVGEVLESNGSSSMATVCAGTLALMDAGVPIKAPVAGVAMGLVMEGERYRVLTDILGLEDALGDMDFKVCGTAQGVTALQMDIKVGGITPQVMREALAQAKEGRLHILSKMAEVLPSPRAELSPTAPRIISLKINPELIGKVIGPGGKQIRELEAMGAQITVEEDGTIRVFSADGGAAQAVKARIEGLTREAKVGEVFTGTVVKTAPFGAFVNLFAGQDGMLHISQMSEERINAVEDILNVGDTLQVKIAGIDDRGKIDLIRPELEGKIAPREPRAPRPGSDRGGRPPRRD; encoded by the coding sequence ATGATTGGAAAGACATACACGACGGTGCTCGGCAGCCAGGAGCTGAGCATCGAAACCGGCAAGCTCGCCAAACTGGTGAGCGGCAGCGTCACCCTGCGCTACGGCGACACGGTGGTGCTGGTCACAGCCCAGGCCCGCGCGGAAAAAAGCACGCTGGACTTTCTGCCGCTGACGGTGGAATTTGAAGAGCGGCATTACGCGGTGGGCAAGATTCCCGGCTCGTTTCACCGCCGCGAGGGGCGCCCCGGTGAAAAGGCCATTCTCTCGGCGCGCATCACAGACCGCCAGCTCCGGCCGCTGTTTCCCAAGGGCTACCGCCACGAAACGCAGGTCATCATCACCGTGCTGTCGGCGGACGGCCAGAACCTGCCCGACGTGCTGGGGCCCATCGGCGCCTCGGCGGCCCTGAGCATCAGCGACATTCCCTGGCAGGGACCCACCGCCTGCGTGCGCGTGGGCCAAGTGGACGGTCAGTTCGTGCTGAATCCCACCACCGACCAGCTGGCGCATAGCCGCTTGGACCTCGTCGTGGCCGGCACCCGCGACGCCGTGATGATGGTCGAGGCCGGCGCACAGGAGGTCAGTGAAGAAGACCTGGTGGCCGCCATTGAGTTTGCCCACGCCGGGATGCAGGGCGTGCTGGACCTGATCGAAACCATGCGCGCCGAGCTGGGCCAGGAGAAGTTCAACTTCCTGGCCGACGGCGACCTCAGCACCGACCTTGTGCCCGAACTGGCCGAGCAGGCGCGCGCCGCTGGCCTGCGCGACGCCCTGCTGACTGGAAAGAAAAAAGACCGCAGCGCCGCTATCCGCGCCCTGCGTGACCGCCTGATTGAAGCGCGGATTCCGGCCGGCGAGGTCGAGGGCGCCGAGGAGCGCATCCTGGCCCTCAAGTCGGCCTTTGGCAAAGTGGAAAAGCAGGAATTGCGCCGCCTGATTCTGGACGACGACCTGCGCGCCGATGGCCGCAACGCCAAGACGGTGCGCCCCATCTGGATTGAGGCCCGCGCCCTGCCCCGCGCCCACGGCAGCGCCATCTTCACGCGCGGCGAGACGCAGGTGCTGGGTGTGGCGACCCTGGGCACCGAGCGCGACGAGATTCTGATTGACGACCTGACCGCCGAGACCGGCGACAAGTTCCTGCTGCACTACAATTTCCCGCCGTACTCCACGGGTGAAGTCAAGCGCATGGGCGGCCAGTCGCGCCGCGAGATTGGGCACGGCAACCTGGCCAAGCGCGCCATTCGCGCAGTGCTGCCCTCCTTTGAAGAGTTCCCCTACGTGCTGCGTCTGGTGGGCGAGGTGCTGGAATCGAACGGGTCCAGTTCGATGGCCACCGTCTGCGCCGGCACTCTGGCCCTGATGGACGCGGGCGTGCCCATCAAGGCGCCTGTGGCCGGCGTGGCGATGGGCCTGGTCATGGAAGGCGAGCGCTACCGCGTGCTGACCGACATTCTGGGTCTGGAAGACGCGCTGGGCGACATGGATTTCAAGGTCTGCGGCACGGCCCAGGGGGTCACGGCGCTGCAAATGGACATCAAGGTGGGCGGCATTACCCCGCAGGTCATGCGCGAGGCGCTGGCCCAGGCCAAGGAAGGCCGCCTGCACATTCTATCCAAGATGGCCGAGGTACTGCCCAGCCCACGCGCCGAACTCTCCCCCACCGCGCCGCGCATCATCAGCCTGAAAATCAACCCCGAGCTGATTGGCAAAGTCATTGGCCCCGGCGGCAAGCAAATCCGCGAACTGGAAGCCATGGGCGCGCAGATCACTGTAGAAGAGGACGGCACCATCCGCGTGTTCTCGGCCGACGGCGGCGCCGCGCAGGCTGTCAAGGCGCGCATTGAGGGCCTGACCCGCGAGGCCAAGGTGGGCGAGGTCTTTACCGGCACCGTGGTCAAGACGGCGCCGTTTGGGGCGTTTGTCAATCTGTTCGCCGGCCAGGACGGCATGCTGCACATCTCTCAGATGAGCGAGGAGCGGATTAACGCGGTTGAGGACATCCTGAATGTGGGCGACACTCTGCAGGTCAAGATTGCCGGGATTGACGACCGGGGCAAGATTGATCTGATTCGCCCGGAGCTGGAAGGCAAGATTGCCCCTCGTGAACCCCGCGCGCCGCGCCCTGGCAGCGACCGGGGTGGCCGCCCGCCTCGGCGCGACTGA